The sequence CGTCGGCCAGCGCCGGGCTGAACGTGAGCGTGAGGTTGTCGCCGCCGCTCTCGAACAGCAGGAGGTCGAGCTCGGGAAAGCGGTCGAGCATCTCGGCCGCCGCCGCCAGGTTCATGGTCGGGTCGTCGCGGACGGCGGTGTGCGGGCACGCGCCCGTCTCGACCCCCACGATCCGCTCGGGGTCGAGCGTCCCGGCCAGGGTGCGGCGGACGTGCTCGGCGTCCTCCTGGGTGTAGATGTCATTGGTGATCACGCCGACCTGGTGCCCCAGCGTCTGCAACCGCGGCACCAGCGCCTCGACCAGCGCCGTCTTGCCGCTTCCGACCGGGCCGCCGATGCCCACCTTGAAGACCTTCTCCAGCTCCATCCCGCCTCCTTCGTGTCAACGGATCAGGTGACGAACAGGCGGGCGTCCGCCCGCTCGTGCGCGGCCGCGACGACGTCGGCGACGGGCACCGAGCCGTGCAGCTCCCGCGGGTCGCGGACGGCGAGCGCCGCCCGTGCGACCCGTGCGAGATCCGGGCGGATCTCGCACAGCAGCCGCTGGGCGCGGCGGAAGTCGGTGCGGGCCAGCCGCACCGCCGACGCCGCCCAGCTCGCGGCGAAGGCGTACAGGTCGGCCGCGACCGCGTGCGCCGCGGACACGCCGAGCCCCGCGTAGAGCGCGCCCACCACGACCGCGTGGTTGCCCGGCGCGGCCTTGTCCGCCACCAGCTCC is a genomic window of Actinomadura citrea containing:
- the ureG gene encoding urease accessory protein UreG; amino-acid sequence: MELEKVFKVGIGGPVGSGKTALVEALVPRLQTLGHQVGVITNDIYTQEDAEHVRRTLAGTLDPERIVGVETGACPHTAVRDDPTMNLAAAAEMLDRFPELDLLLFESGGDNLTLTFSPALADVYIFVLDTAEGEKMPRKRGPGTTDSDLLVINKIDIAPYVRTDLAVMERDARAVRGEGPVALTDCLLGTGVAEVVDFIEARAGAACTSPV